The DNA region CTTCAGTCTGATgaacagcagccacagcagcacgagcacggcgtcgcgtaGTCCTGAGGCGAGAGAGGTGTACACAGGACCGGACGGAGGATGGCGGAACAcaggcagcggctgccgcagcgccccccccccccccccgacaGGTGGGGCGCGAACAAGCTCGAGTACGCCGACGCCCTGTtgtgcctctgcctctcggGGGAGatcagcgacggcgaggacgatgacgatgacgaggGGGACGACAAGGACGCCTCGGACGGGAACGGACGAGATGCGGCGGAAAAGGTGCCGACGAACATCCGCGTGGGGTACATTCTGGCAGCTTGCTTCACTCGGTGCCAACCGCTCATGACCTTCATTGGGTGCGTGGCTGAAAGCAAGCAGTACAACTGCAGCCGCACAGTCGCGCAGGCTGTTCTGCAGTACGCCTTCGCACTGTCGCAGACGTCagcgcgtctgctgcgcacaccgctgccgacgaGCAGCTGAGGCACGCCCTTTACGGAGTCGATGATGCGTGGCCTGTCGGAGCTTGCGACGCTTATGCACCAATCCGCATCGGTGATGCCGGCACACGGCCtcatggcagcagcagcaacgggtGCCGCGGCCAGTGCGCCTGTGAGCGTTCCTTCGAAGTGGTCATTTACATCCTCTTCtcaggcggtggcggcagatGGCAGCCCACTCGCGATCCCACGTGCACGGATGCCACCACACCTTGCAGTTCGTGATACTGCGGCTACTGCTGTGGGCCAGACGCAGGAACTCACCCCACTCCTGGCAGCGCAGTCCAACGTCCCGGCGTCGGCCGTCCTCATGGCGATGCGGCACTggccgcaccgccacgcgTACTCGCTTGTACCGCCGACGGCCGCAGTCGTCACAGGCACCACGCcggcagaggagagcgaggctGCCCAGGTGCGGACGCTGCGGCGATGTATGGCCTTGCACTGGGCCAActgtgtgctgctgtgcgctcGTGCACTGACGCTAGCCGGCACCTACGACATCGCTGTTCCGTATGAGCTCTACACCGATATCCGTACAGCCCGGCTGTGGCTGCGGGAGCGCATGGCGGAGTACCGCGGTCGCATGAAGGCGCAGTTCGAGGCTGCCTGCGACGAGGTGCGGCTGGCACGACTAAAAGAGGTGTTTGCGCGATGGGACGCGGATGAGCAGCGCATGTCCGCCAACGACGCGGAGGCCGCTGGGGACATCTACGGGGGCTTTTCAACGGCCACGGTGCCGCAGACGCAACAGGAGACGCCGGGGCCACCGGCGCTCGCCAGCGTGCACCCACTCGGCAGCGTGACTGCGGCACCCCTGAATCCCGAACCCCTCGCCGCCTCATCTGtcctccgccaccacgcaACCCAAGCGATCACGGCGACCTCGGACTCCTTCGCTTCCCACAACACCTCCTCTAGGATGCCCACTACGGGTGCCGCCTCggagctggcgcggcagcagccgcggacGCCGCACAGCAACGgttcgcggccgccgtccATCAGCGCCCACCCGCCCGGCCTCTCCGTccaccgcaccgctgccgctgccgccgactccacggagaaggagaggtaCCACCGCGCCTTCGCGGAACCCTTCTGTTTCGGCAGCTCTGACCCTGAGCTGCTGTCAGTCAGCCTGCCAGGTCAGTCGGGAAACGCCGTCCTGGTGCCAATCCATGTTATAGTCTTCACTTCACTCTTCACGATTCTCGATGTGATGGGAGACGTTCTCTTGTGCGAGAATCCGCGTCTGAGCACCGTAGTGGCCAATgagctgctgacgctgctcttCGAGACGAGGTTGAGTGTGCTGGAGCCGCTACACGAGGCGATGGCCGCGGCTGAGCGGCGGGGGTCGACGGCTCCGACGCCGGACGCCGCGTCGATGGCGTTGTCTCCGTCAGGGTCGTTTTGCCTCACCTTCTCGCGGCCGGACAGCCTCACAGCCCGCCGCTCGGACGCCTCCATGCCGCCTGCTTCCACACTGGCACCGTTACACTGCCCGCCGCGATCTTCCTcagacgacggcagcggcgtcttcgtTGCATAACCGGCGGCGAGCATGGCGCTAAgtcggccgctgcgccgtggcgacggGAAAACAAGGGCGTCCGGCGCGTCGGGCCGCACCTGCGATAGTGAAAGCCGTGAGGACAGTTGGCGCCTTCGACGACACAGAAACGGCCGCGATCCGCCTCCAGCACTCGCGCGTGGCGGCCACATTCTGCTGTTAAACGAGTACGCCCTTCTTCTCGAGGCGGGGCTGCGCTCGCCGCAAGTGGtccgccgctggcgcaccgAGTTGAAAGCAAACCccgagcgcgccgcctgcggcTACGCGTCTTTGCTGTACCACCTGCAGCTACGTCAGGAGCAGTGGACCGAAGAGAGTCCGGACGAGTACCACCTTTCGCGTAGGCCGCTGCGACTCATGCTCGACGTGACGGCGCGTGATGTACGAGGCAACATCCACGGCAACATTTTGCATGTTGACGGCCTTGACGTCGTGGCCAGccgcaaggaggaggtggcgccgcgGTTAGGTGTGACCTCACCGAGCACCTCGCTGGCCACAGCGACCTACTCTGCGGAATGGAACCCAGGATGATGGAGACCTCGGAGCCAGGTGATTCACTCGTGGTGCCGCACGCGaccgcagccacagccgccAGTCGGGTGGCCGCGGCAACCGCtagcgccgtcgccgcagtggggaccgcgtcgtcgtcgatcGCGGCGCATGCTCATGGTGTGTTGTCTCTTACCATGGAGGGGACGCCGCCAGAAAGCCAAGGCGGGGAGGCGCGCGGCTCTGCCGACTTCCTCGCTGAGGACaccgccgacgaggaggaccagcagcatcagcgcgatggcggcagcgcaccaaTGCTCGATGTATGTTCGGCACCGAACGCTGGCAACTTCTCTGTGGACTCCCTCGATCCCGGCCACCAGGTCCTCATCGCGCCGCCAGACGTTGCTCCTATTCCACTGGCCGCCTCCGGGGCGCTGCAGGCCGCGCACGACGCGGACCGAAGTCACGCTCGCAGCGTCGTCATGCCACCTTTCACAGCGTGCCCTTTTTCACCGTTGCtgccagcgacgccgacggtagcgccttcgccgccgccgctaccacAGGAGCTGGGCTCATTGCTACCCCGCCTGAGCTCCGCTGATTCTCTGAGCTTGGCGGGTGGGAGGTTGAAGATGAGGGACACCAGCATTGCCGCCACTGCACTGCACGGCCAGCCCACTGTGCTGGCCAACTCCCACTTCTCTGCCCAGGTCGACTACCCGAACCCAGAGAGCGAGTGTGacgacgccacgccgcgtCATccggagctgcgcagcagcagctcttgtACTTCAGCCACCACCGTGGAAGAGGTGGCGAATGACGGGGATGCGCACAGCGCCACCTCGCCTGAGCCCAGGGGAGTGCCCTTGCCgtcggccgcggcgtcgcatTACCCTCACTCGAATGAGCCGCAGAGCCACGACGACTTCGATCACCACCATACCGGCCACGAGGAGCTCCATCCTCGCAACGGACAGGAGAGCCCAGGCATGTCCGTGTCGGTGACGGAGCACCGGCACGGCGACATGCGCCACGGCACGacgcgacgccgctgcgtcaCGCGTGTGCTGCTTGCCGGGCCACGAGGCGACCTGGAGACACTAGTGTCACGCATGCCGCATACGtggtcgctgcagcagccgctggaAACTCTGCAACAGGAGGCtatggaggaggagagggccaACGCTGCAagtgcaacggcagcgacgaggacggaGAACGCCGGCTTGGCTGGCGGCAAGGTACCCGATAAGAGCGCTGCCTCAGTGAGGATAAGCTACACCCCCGTGCGCACGACATTCCCGCtagcagcggcggcctcggaggaggagcgagccGAGGAGGACATCGTCGACGTGGCCGCTGCGGAAGAGAAGGCAGCGATGAACGCAGAGCTgcacaacagcggcggcagcgccgtcgaaCCTCCTTCTCGAGAGGGTACCCCGAACGTACGCTTACACGTTGCTCAGGCACCGcacgaggagcagcaggaagagagcgagTGTGGCGTTGTGGTCGCTCATGAGGCCCCAGCGCTGATCGAGGACGTGGTCACTGGTGCTGATAGCGCTGTCGTCCGcgcggccgaggcggctgcgactGTGGACATCGGCAGCCAACTGGCGGAGGCCACGCCGTGCGCAGACAGGGTCTCCCTGGATTCATCTGCCGCACAGCCGGTGTCACAGGTGCCCAAGTAGGGGCAACCCGGAGAGCTGCAGAGGGAtacgccaccgccaccaccgacgcAACGCCCTGTCGTGCCCGTGACCGCCGCAGCGATTGCCAGCACCGTCCCACATATTTCGATTGTGCCGCGTCACCCATGGCTGCCGTACGCGGTCTAGGCAGCCGGGCGATCTCTGACGGCAAAACTCTATGCGTGTCGTCCTAGCTTCCtcggagcggcggcgccgcgcgttCGCAGGCGTGCTTAGCGCAAGAACGGTGGCTGGCAACGATCGTAGCAGTGGGCGTAACGCTTAtgcagagcagcaccgcactgGTTCTTGATCATCCAAAGACCCGATCAACAGCAACGACACCGAAGTATCCGCTTAGGGTGGCCGTCACTACGGCGTGCCCGTTCAAGCGTGTACTTGCGAGTGTGTTCGCCATGCGTGCGGTGTTACCGGTGCGCCCTTTTCAAGTTCGCAAAAAGCTGGAAGACGAGCGCATCTTCTCTCCGTGTTCCGTGCTTCTTGTCGTCTGCGCTTGGCTGATAGTCTGTGCTGAAGCCCTCGGCACCATTCTTCGTGCCAGTAGGCACATGGAGGTGTGCGGTGGGGGGGGCGAGGATCGAGGTGggatgggggtgggtgggggctCTGTAGGAGAATAAAAGCGTATAACTAGCCGTGGATGCGTGGCGCGCTGGCCGAAGGTGTGTGCGGGGTGCGATGCGCAGGAGCGGGAGGAAGGTGATTGGCGAATGACCTGCCctgcgcagctccaccttTTCCCACCCTCTCCCATTTTTTCCTTCACAGCGGTGTGCtacgtctcctcctccttccccctttcatgcgcacagacgcacgagGCGCGCACCGTTGCTCGACTGCCATGTCTGACGAATTCCACGGCACCTCTCGCGGCCCACCgcccccctcaccccttcTCCCTGCTCACCCCGCGGACGCATGCGGGGGTTCCATACGCTGTCACAGACGAGCTCTGGATCTACTCGCTCACctgctctttccttttttttcgatcGTTTtaccgcctccctccctctcttctcccatACGGTGTAGTGCACAGCTTCCAAAGCATATACAGCAGTGGGCCGGGCAGGGTCcctccacccacacgcagACCGACCGACATccacccccctccacacacacacacacacaaggccACCATCCTGGAAGCTTTCCTTCTGCCCACCCCTCGCTCTATTCCAAGCACATCATTCATACACACCACCATCGCGCCCGCCTCTGCATCTATCTCGCCGTTGCCCCCTCTCACCCACAGCGCAAGGCACACAGAACATCAGCAAGGGCGCAAAGGCAAGCAACAACCACATCCACACTTCAcgcaccgcgctgccgcgacgggagaggcgcacacctgccctcctccccttcctcctcctcattcCATCAgttctctctctatctcttgCCGCTGGTCTTCTGATTGACTCTCTGGTCTGTTCTTTCTGGTTTTTGTTTGTTGCTGCCTATTACTGGACGAggcttgccgctgccgcttgcgtgcggcccccctccccctcccaccgcATCTTTTACgcgtcctctcctcccccttttgcTCTTACTGGTGTGCGGGtgctcgctctctgcgcCTTTTCTCATTCCCTTCGATCGCCGTCTTTTCGGTGGTGCGCGTGGTTGGGGTTGCTGTTGTTTATAGCGTGCCCATCTCGTCcccttcttctctttctgttcTTCACGCAATCattgccccctccccgcaaGCACCTTCGGCCTTCTCGCCTTTTGCATGCACGCGTCAGTGCGGCACCAGCCGGTAGCCTTCCTCTTGCACCTCTGGCCATTGTGGTGCACCTACCCCTACCCCTCGGCCCCGCGCggtgggcagcggtggtgacTTCTCCCCGCCCTGCGCCCGGGCGACTCGTTTCGTTTTCGtcgccgcccttctctcctctttctcgcctTTTTGTCGTTTTTTTCTTCAAGAATGAGCTTATCGGCCGATCGATCGCCGTCGTTGCCGACCCCCGAGCACTCGCCGCGTCAGGTGAGCACGCCGCCTGCAACACCCACCACCGTGTCTGCGTTTGATGCCCCAGAGAACCAGGCGTCAAGGAGCCGACGAcgtcatcgccaccgccaccgcagtAGTGCCTCGGACGCGCCGACTGCGTtgtcgcacgcgcacaggcgcaggcacacacaaaaacgcAAGTCAAACTGTCGAAGCTCCGGTGTAGAAGCAGCATCCagcgaagagaaggagggctCTTCAGGGAAGACAGATATCACCCGTGAGGCAACAGGGATGACGCACCACGACGACAAGACAGAGCGACAGCGCTTGGCCAGTGCGGCGGTCACACCGAATCCGCCGATCAGCAACGGAGGTTCCCGCAAACCGAGCCTCATGCAGCCGTCCCCGCCTCAATGCGACCCACAGGTTCTTGCCCCTAGCACAACCGCCGCGACGGTGACGTGCACCTCGGTGGCTGAAGGGACGCTGTCCCACTTTCCCAACGGTGTTGGTGTGCCGGCTCGGTGTGCGCGGCCAAGCGACGCCTCTGTGGCACAGAACAGAGGCACAGTTCTCAGCGTCACGCCCGTGGCAGGTCTTGAGAAGTCGATTCTTACTCTCGGCGAGTATGTCAAGGGACCTGCGTGGCCGCGAATCGCCGCGACAGCGCTACCCGAGCCGCCGGAGGAGCCTTCCAGCATTTTTAGCCCCGCGTCCGtgcgggaggcggaggtcGAGGTGACCGCACACCGACAGCGGGGCGGGGTCGGCAACCATCTCCCCTCTGAGACTGGTGCCACTGCACCGATCGGTGTGAGCGTTGGCGAGGGTGGCACGTCGCGTCTGCCGTGCGCCCATCTGCATCCCGCTGACGTGGATCTCCCCATCGCGGAGGAAATGGAGGTGGCAGAGAAGCACCGGTACGGCGATGAGCGAGAGGACGCCTTTTtcacgagcggcagcgcttgGGATGGTGAAGAGCGCATGCGTGGAGCTTCTCTGCAccgcgccgaggaggatgcagGTGACGGTTGGGAAAGTGAGGACTGGGTTGACGACAACCGCAAGATTCCTCGCTCAGAGGAGCCGTGCTGCTCGCTGTGCGTGAACGTCAGCGAAGAACCCGATAGCTGGCGTCACAGTCAACCACGTCGCCACGCCTTCGAGCGCCCGCTGCACTCGATGCAGGTGATGGCGTTCGTCTTTGAGCTGGTGCTGATAGGCCTTTTCTGGTCTAGCGTCTTCATGGGGTACATCATGCTTTACACCCAGGACAAGCAGGACTGCCTGGCTGAGATGGTCATCTTCGCTATCCTCGTGCTTGCCGGCATGGTGTGGCTCTACACGTCCTTAATCCTAATCTCCTTCAAGGACTGCACGGACCGCAGCAACTCGGGTGAGATGTGCATGTtctgtcgccgtcgcacgcATGTGGACTCCAAGCACTGCAAGGCGTGCAACAAGTGCGTGGAGGGATTCGACCACCACTGCAAGTGGCTGAACGTGTGCGTCGGCACGAAGAACTACCAActcttcttctccttcgTGTCCGCCGCCGTGTGCGTGACTCTGACTGGCTTTCTGGGCGGCGTGACATACctggcgcggtggtggcatgtgctggcggagcgccACAGCGCCTACTTTCGCGCGGGCCCGATTGTCATGTGCACGTTAATGGTCGTGGGCATCGGCCCGATGGCGCACCTGCTCTTGTTCCACAGCTACCTCTGCATCGTTGGCAAGACGACGTATCAGCACATTCTTGAAAAGCGCAAGCGTACTGTGGAGTTCCCCAGCGGTGAAACGGAGGAGCGGTTTCGCAAGAAGCGACGGCTGCCGTGCGGCTGTTGAGCCGGTAGCGGACAAGGTGAGTGCGCGCACGACCCCCCTCCTTACCCCCTCTTATTTCTAGTTCTCTCCTTCCACGGACAAGAACAGCGACAAGAAAAACAGCATCATCTCCAGCGATACCACTGACAAGCGCACTCTTCTGCGTTCTTACGGCGTCTTtgcccgcgcgcgcgtggtCTCTGCTCCTCTTCGCTACGCCCTGCATCTGCAATACCCTTGCCATGTAAggctgtctctctgtctgcctgtccttctctgtgtatgtgtctgtctgtctgtgtgtgtgggggggggggtggaggaagagcacgcatgcatgcacgcgcgaACCAACGCGCAACACCGCGTATAGTAGAGGCAGAGTTGCTGCACCGCATATTTTTCCTTTCTGTTGTGCGTTCTTGTCTCGCCACCATCCACATGTAGAAAACAGCGCCATGTATTGTGCTCGTTGgatgcccccctccccctcctcctcctcccaccgTCTCTTCTCGTACTCCCCAAAGGACCTTCAAGTCTGGGCAAGCAGTGCTGGCGGCTTGGttgtgcccctcccctcccctccccttcctccttttctttgcttccaCGGCTCTTTTCTGCGCCGGTGTTCCCTCACCTGCTTTCGGGCAGCACAGCTGAAGAACGTCGTTTTCTTCTGGTGTGGCGTGTgggcacgtgtgtgtgtgctctcaTTCGCATGCATGCGAACGCGCGTAAGGCGgtcattttttttgtttggtgggggagggagggacggagggaggcgtggtggtggtggatgcGTGTGTCGTTTTGTTGCTCTTCTTGCTTGccgtctctttctcctcaCGCTAGACAGGTGTGCGCCGACCAGCGCTCACACGCTCGACAGAAGTGTCACGACGGGTggcctctctcgctctatGTCTGTTCACGCAGATTTATATATCTATCTATATCTATTTAcatgtctttttttttggcggCTGTTGTAGCAGACGTGACGGCGGTGACGTTTTCGATGTGCAtatcgaaaaaaaaaactttttttttggagaGATATGGAGCTGACATCAGCGGTTTGTGCTGttctgcgctgcgcctgcgcgggcGCGTCAACAAGCTTGCTGCTATGAGAGTACGGGCATTCACCGTCGATGtaccacgcacacatgcacacgcctTGATTACGCGTACGTAttcgcgcacctgcacacagaGAATTACAGCTCATCCAAAGGAACTCTCCCAGAAGTAAAGAAAAATACAACCGTTCGGAGGTGACTCGCCCGTGCAACGCGTGCACAACCGCTCGTCATGTCTCTCTACAGACGACAATACCAGCCCGTCCATGACACGGGGAAGCAGACGTGCTGCGAGACCACGGCCACCGAAGAAtagggggaggaggcagcgagGACGTGAGTGGGCCCCTGTGAAAGAGACCCAGGAGCTATGCGAatgcgcgtcgccgtcgtccagaggacgaaaagagaaaagcTCGAAGAGGTTCCCGGCGTCCTTGCACCTCCTTCTGTCTGCTCACTTCGCTGCATAATCCACGACTGCACATGTCGATGCGAGCTCTTGCCGTGTGGGCGGCGAGGAAGAACCTCTCGTGCTCGTGCGCGGGCATAGGCTTGTGATGGTATCGACCGTCGCTGGTGGCGTTCGTGTGGGTCTTTTCGCagcttcccctcccccccgccccctgaCCGTGTCTCGTCGAAAGCGCTTCCTCTCCACTGggtctccctctcctcccccgtTGCCGTTCTCTTactcttcgccttcttttcttcctgCACGGTGTCCACcccaggcacacacacgcctcacTGGCACGCACAGATATCACCCATCCAcacgcgtttttttttcccgcgAATCGCAGGGCATATAAAGAGAGACGCCCCATCGAGCTTCGCCGGCGCATTCtcgcttgtttttttttcgttccgTGTAGCTTGCGGAGACTCGAAATGAGTGCCGCCGGAGATCTAGTACCCGTCTCCGGAAAGGCAGCGACGGATGCACATGTTGCGCCCGCCACGGACAGGACACCTCAGCTGCCACATGAGGCTACCGGCAGCCGGCTACCGGCGCATCCCGTGCGCGAACGCTCCCTCCGCGGCCATGGAGATGCGCTATACGGCTCATCGCCTAagcacgcgccgctgcagacgccTTCGTCTCCAAGAGGCCGTGACACTCCACAGGCATCGCCCGCAGAAAAGGGGCACGGCCCTGCGTCTGTCTGTCAAGGGGAGGAGTTGGAGGCGGAGAGTGTCGTGTTTGCAGacgcacagcaccgccgcacgcgtTTCACGGATGccagcgcgagcgccgcgctgctgggcTGCGTTGACCTCGGCTTCGTGGATGCGGAGCGTGTCGTAGATGAGGAGATGGACGTGGCGAGCCGAAGCAAGCTCGACgaggcgagcggcggcagtaTCAAGGGCAATGCCGTCTTCGAGGCGAGCGGCAGGCATGATGCCTGTGCTGTGGCAAACGTGCTGGCACCGACGCCAAAGATCGATGCCGCCGGAGGAAATGTGGTTGAGGTCGaccacggcgccgctgacagCGACCACGGCTTCGAGTCTCGCTCAGAGCAGCCGCTGGCCTCGTGCTGTGTGGACACGCGTCGTTACCCCGACAGCTGGCGACATacacggccgcggcgctaTGCCTTTGAGCGACCGCTGCACTCCTACCAGATTGCCGGCCAGATGTACTGCCTGGTGGTCATCATATTGTTTTGGTCTAGCGTGTTTGCAGCCTACGTGCTGCTCTACACCCAGGA from Leishmania infantum JPCM5 genome chromosome 11 includes:
- a CDS encoding putative zinc finger domain protein; this encodes MTHHDDKTERQRLASAAVTPNPPISNGGSRKPSLMQPSPPQCDPQVLAPSTTAATVTCTSVAEGTLSHFPNGVGVPARCARPSDASVAQNRGTVLSVTPVAGLEKSILTLGEYVKGPAWPRIAATALPEPPEEPSSIFSPASVREAEVEVTAHRQRGGVGNHLPSETGATAPIGVSVGEGGTSRLPCAHLHPADVDLPIAEEMEVAEKHRYGDEREDAFFTSGSAWDGEERMRGASLHRAEEDAGDGWESEDWVDDNRKIPRSEEPCCSLCVNVSEEPDSWRHSQPRRHAFERPLHSMQVMAFVFELVLIGLFWSSVFMGYIMLYTQDKQDCLAEMVIFAILVLAGMVWLYTSLILISFKDCTDRSNSGEMCMFCRRRTHVDSKHCKACNKCVEGFDHHCKWLNVCVGTKNYQLFFSFVSAAVCVTLTGFLGGVTYLARWWHVLAERHSAYFRAGPIVMCTLMVVGIGPMAHLLLFHSYLCIVGKTTYQHILEKRKRTVEFPSGETEERFRKKRRLPCGC
- a CDS encoding putative zinc finger domain protein, whose product is MSAAGDLVPVSGKAATDAHVAPATDRTPQLPHEATGSRLPAHPVRERSLRGHGDALYGSSPKHAPLQTPSSPRGRDTPQASPAEKGHGPASVCQGEELEAESVVFADAQHRRTRFTDASASAALLGCVDLGFVDAERVVDEEMDVASRSKLDEASGGSIKGNAVFEASGRHDACAVANVLAPTPKIDAAGGNVVEVDHGAADSDHGFESRSEQPLASCCVDTRRYPDSWRHTRPRRYAFERPLHSYQIAGQMYCLVVIILFWSSVFAAYVLLYTQDKQDCLAELVAFSTLFGAGVVCVYMFFFWLSFKDCTDRSNSGELCMFCRRRTHVDSKHCKACNKCVEGFDHHCKWLNVCVGRENYIAFFCFVSGSVFTSFTTLGSVICLLARWWHVLAERHSAYFRAGPVVLCIVLLVGIVPIVHLFGFHIYLHFILRTTTYQHIVGKREETFQIPAEEAAPKKTSCCCC